One Thalassotalea sediminis DNA segment encodes these proteins:
- a CDS encoding HDOD domain-containing protein, with the protein MKLFENNDNIAPIYQKAIALTIGKEYVDSDHTITSVISKQNSEQENRRRELLAVEEKAKQERLIEEHGKNHFKHQMMSKFFTTVNTHVNNAFDQKESLYTDVLQIEDAAPDIMEILAVKAASVKRIAPLVNSLPWLADELVNLVNKPQYRKRADVQVTEPNLALTYVGLENLKLVMPTFMLKHWLPTSTSPFGLMKRKLWNDAVTIALASQALAKFHHQDTFTAFSAGMFSNIGLMAVTRCFIQIYNDLHKEALKDAFDNKDKRLHDVLVEFDLSPELLHQQLISRSATVSADLVELMRFDRLMITEPVFDLAYTDDFSAMTDIAKLVAKAKAYVMYRNLAADEMISSSEAKSLLSSVKLTKAEIAHLKKTDIDHIKLTFNH; encoded by the coding sequence ATGAAATTATTTGAAAATAACGACAACATTGCCCCGATTTACCAAAAAGCTATTGCGCTAACAATTGGCAAAGAATACGTAGATAGCGATCATACGATCACGTCAGTTATTTCCAAACAAAACAGCGAACAAGAAAACCGACGTCGAGAGTTACTGGCTGTAGAAGAGAAAGCCAAGCAAGAACGTCTTATCGAAGAACATGGTAAAAATCACTTTAAGCACCAAATGATGAGTAAGTTTTTTACCACAGTAAACACGCATGTTAACAATGCCTTTGATCAAAAGGAAAGTTTATATACTGATGTGCTGCAAATTGAAGATGCTGCGCCCGACATTATGGAAATACTCGCAGTAAAAGCGGCTTCGGTTAAGCGTATTGCACCACTGGTAAATTCACTGCCTTGGTTAGCGGATGAACTCGTTAACCTGGTGAACAAACCACAATATAGAAAGCGGGCAGATGTACAAGTTACCGAACCAAATTTAGCATTAACTTATGTTGGGTTAGAAAACCTTAAATTGGTAATGCCAACTTTCATGTTAAAACACTGGCTTCCTACCAGTACTTCACCATTTGGTTTAATGAAAAGGAAACTGTGGAATGATGCGGTTACTATAGCGTTAGCGTCTCAAGCACTAGCAAAGTTTCATCACCAAGATACATTTACCGCATTTTCAGCTGGTATGTTTAGCAACATAGGCCTAATGGCGGTTACCCGTTGCTTCATACAAATATACAATGATTTACATAAAGAGGCATTAAAAGACGCCTTTGACAACAAAGATAAGCGATTACATGACGTCCTGGTTGAGTTTGACCTGTCACCCGAGTTATTACACCAGCAACTTATTAGCAGAAGCGCAACAGTAAGTGCGGATCTTGTAGAACTGATGCGTTTTGATAGATTAATGATTACTGAGCCAGTCTTTGATCTTGCCTATACTGACGATTTTAGCGCTATGACCGATATAGCAAAATTAGTCGCAAAAGCTAAAGCTTATGTTATGTATCGCAACTTAGCAGCAGACGAAATGATATCGTCATCCGAAGCAAAATCTTTGCTAAGTAGCGTAAAGCTCACTAAAGCAGAAATAGCTCATTTGAAAAAAACAGACATAGATCACATTAAACTCACCTTTAATCACTAA
- a CDS encoding anthranilate synthase component II: protein MLLMIDNYDSFTFNLVHYFQSLGQEVIAFRNDEITLKEIEKLAPKYIVISPGPCDPDKAGISLKVVEHFAGKVPILGVCLGHQCIAQVFGANVIKATQVMHGKTSQVHHQQKSVFFNLNQPLTVTRYHSLIVDIATLPSMLEITAWTENSQGEVKEIMGLAHRDFPIVSVQFHPESVMTEQGHQLLNNFISQYSHYNCI from the coding sequence GTGTTATTAATGATCGACAATTACGATTCTTTTACTTTCAATCTTGTTCATTATTTTCAGTCACTTGGACAAGAAGTTATTGCCTTTCGCAACGACGAAATTACGCTTAAGGAAATCGAAAAGTTAGCACCCAAGTATATTGTAATTTCACCTGGCCCCTGCGATCCAGATAAAGCAGGCATATCCTTAAAAGTTGTTGAACACTTCGCTGGAAAAGTGCCTATTTTAGGTGTTTGTTTAGGCCATCAATGCATTGCTCAAGTTTTTGGTGCAAATGTCATCAAGGCAACGCAAGTCATGCATGGTAAAACAAGCCAAGTTCACCACCAACAAAAATCAGTCTTTTTCAATTTAAATCAACCGTTAACCGTAACTAGGTACCATTCATTGATTGTTGATATTGCCACCTTACCGTCTATGCTGGAGATAACAGCTTGGACAGAAAATAGTCAAGGTGAAGTTAAAGAAATAATGGGGCTCGCACATCGGGACTTCCCCATTGTAAGCGTACAGTTTCACCCAGAATCAGTAATGACTGAACAAGGACATCAGTTATTAAATAATTTTATTTCTCAATACTCTCACTATAATTGTATTTAA
- a CDS encoding RNA polymerase sigma factor, translated as MPLQDESSLIAQVIIHGDNLAFGKLVAFYQQPLRQYCRRLTAPDHALADDIAQECFVQAFRNIAQFSGKGKFQSWLFRIAYYSFLQHLRRKQVTEEYIEQVDESADTANQTIQWDLERAMAALSTEERTCLTLVFSFGYTQQECAEILEKPLGTIKSHCKRGKEKLTQLMTNDGNINNQPEVA; from the coding sequence ATGCCATTACAGGATGAAAGTTCACTCATTGCCCAGGTTATTATTCACGGTGATAACCTGGCATTTGGTAAGCTCGTCGCTTTCTATCAACAACCTTTGCGCCAATATTGCCGCAGATTAACAGCACCCGATCATGCATTGGCCGATGACATCGCTCAAGAGTGTTTTGTTCAAGCTTTTCGAAACATCGCTCAGTTTAGCGGTAAGGGGAAGTTTCAATCATGGTTATTTCGTATTGCCTATTATAGTTTTCTTCAGCATTTACGACGTAAGCAAGTAACCGAAGAATATATTGAACAGGTTGATGAAAGCGCAGATACTGCAAACCAAACAATTCAGTGGGATTTAGAACGAGCAATGGCAGCACTTTCTACCGAAGAACGTACGTGTTTAACCTTAGTATTTTCTTTCGGTTATACACAACAAGAATGTGCTGAAATTCTAGAGAAACCTCTGGGGACTATAAAGTCACACTGTAAGCGTGGTAAAGAAAAGCTCACTCAGCTAATGACCAATGATGGTAACATTAACAACCAACCTGAGGTGGCATAA
- a CDS encoding DUF6249 domain-containing protein, with translation MFNVEVFIPVVLFICIAVILWRIVNYYTEIKNAQQVTVQKLIDSGQELSAELIASISKPNSNDKNRDLSRGIIAISIAIAIFFYGKFAVQSVEFSWLSIFPLMLGIACIIIHKVQPKTE, from the coding sequence ATGTTTAATGTAGAAGTATTCATACCTGTGGTTTTATTTATTTGTATCGCCGTTATTTTATGGCGTATCGTTAATTACTATACGGAAATTAAGAATGCTCAACAGGTCACTGTACAAAAGCTGATAGACAGTGGGCAGGAATTATCTGCTGAGCTCATTGCCAGTATTTCAAAACCAAACTCAAATGACAAAAATAGAGATTTATCACGCGGAATTATTGCTATCAGTATTGCAATAGCCATCTTCTTTTACGGTAAATTTGCTGTACAAAGCGTCGAGTTTTCTTGGTTATCAATTTTCCCCCTCATGCTTGGTATCGCTTGTATCATCATCCATAAAGTACAACCGAAAACTGAATAA
- a CDS encoding biotin-dependent carboxyltransferase family protein, with protein MITVAKCNNNISVQDLGRAAAQHCGFSASGAADEYSFLLANQLLGNAANTPAFEVFMGNVTLNVSQPCDIAITGAPCEILINHQLAPSRQRFSLNAGDTLQLKTPKNMLYSYISIKGGINCKKWLESASFTSHESHIDGHIQPIVAGDRFAFSESSTIKNTKGKPLNKERSLFFHQPGEQTLTLRFIPSNFFNAWTPHHQSTFLDQRYCIATNSNKMGYRLTGKAITVETDEQRLSKPVSLGTIQLPPDGQPIVLMKARQTIGGYPVLGTVIQTDVYRLSQKRPSEHVCFKTTSLAQAQAQLLAYKHRMGLSSP; from the coding sequence ATGATCACTGTCGCTAAATGTAATAATAATATTTCCGTTCAAGATCTAGGTCGTGCAGCAGCACAACACTGTGGCTTTAGTGCCTCAGGTGCCGCCGATGAGTATAGCTTTTTACTCGCCAATCAATTACTCGGTAACGCAGCAAATACACCCGCTTTCGAAGTATTTATGGGCAACGTAACACTCAACGTTAGCCAACCCTGTGATATAGCTATAACAGGCGCACCTTGTGAAATACTGATAAATCACCAATTAGCTCCCTCTCGTCAACGCTTTTCGCTTAATGCTGGCGACACCCTTCAGTTAAAAACACCGAAAAACATGCTATATAGTTATATCAGCATCAAAGGGGGGATTAACTGTAAAAAATGGCTTGAAAGTGCCAGCTTTACCTCACATGAAAGTCATATTGATGGACATATCCAACCGATAGTTGCTGGCGATCGTTTTGCTTTCTCTGAATCATCTACAATCAAAAATACTAAAGGTAAGCCGCTAAACAAGGAGCGCTCGTTATTTTTTCATCAACCTGGCGAACAGACATTAACCTTAAGGTTTATACCCAGTAACTTCTTTAATGCATGGACACCTCATCACCAATCAACGTTTTTAGATCAGCGTTATTGCATTGCCACGAACAGTAATAAAATGGGTTATCGCCTGACAGGCAAAGCTATTACAGTAGAAACTGATGAGCAACGTCTCTCAAAACCGGTTAGCTTAGGCACGATTCAATTACCACCAGATGGTCAGCCAATTGTACTCATGAAAGCAAGACAAACCATTGGCGGTTACCCGGTACTTGGTACTGTAATTCAAACAGATGTCTATCGGTTGAGTCAAAAACGACCTAGCGAGCACGTTTGCTTTAAAACAACATCACTTGCGCAAGCGCAAGCCCAATTATTGGCTTATAAGCATCGAATGGGCTTATCTTCACCTTAA